The window TATAACCCCTTCCTGCATCCACACCGCCTTGGCGCCGACTCTGATAGCCTCTTCCACCACCGCCGGCACCTCTTCTGCACGGCGGAAGACGTCCACCACCTCTACGGACTGAGGAATGGAAGCCAGGTCTGGGTAGCACATCTCTCCCAGTATCTCCTTCTCCCCGGGATTCACTGGAACAATCTTGTACCCCTGCTCTTTGAGGTAAGCTGCGACCCTGT is drawn from Chloroflexota bacterium and contains these coding sequences:
- a CDS encoding CoA-binding protein, which encodes MSTEETILSTFRRVAIIGLSPKPERPSYRVAAYLKEQGYKIVPVNPGEKEILGEMCYPDLASIPQSVEVVDVFRRAEEVPAVVEEAIRVGAKAVWMQEGVINEEAAHRARKAGLLVVMDKCMRKEHLKLRDKAEEADSKKT